The following proteins are encoded in a genomic region of Desulfobacterales bacterium:
- a CDS encoding chemotaxis protein, with the protein MKQNKILLESGTNEMELLAFSIGGQTFGVNVAKVQSIVQFDPVNVTQIPLSPPAISGMMLYRNRTIPLIDLAIALNIKKSEDIERPIVIISEFNKRIHGLRVDQVYRIYRLGWKDFIPLEAFFGQYDPFIIGSVHMADTEIMVIDLEKILATLFPDLSFEEISISSMKQDEQLARSQVQIVFVEDSHSIRNNVIRILKNSGYSDIQAFTDGQQAFESLQKLRNEFDKDNGARLPDVIVSDIEMPQMDGLTLCMKTKTELGFDQIPFIMFSSLINHQMIHKCRRVCADGYVTKPEMNKLISMIDEMCH; encoded by the coding sequence ATGAAACAGAATAAAATTTTGCTGGAAAGCGGTACAAATGAGATGGAATTACTGGCCTTTTCGATTGGAGGGCAGACGTTTGGCGTCAATGTGGCAAAAGTCCAATCCATAGTTCAATTTGATCCGGTGAACGTAACGCAAATTCCCCTGTCCCCTCCGGCTATATCGGGTATGATGTTATATCGGAACCGGACGATTCCTTTGATCGACCTGGCAATCGCGTTAAATATCAAAAAATCTGAGGATATTGAAAGGCCGATCGTTATTATCAGTGAATTTAACAAACGGATTCATGGCCTCAGGGTAGATCAAGTCTATCGGATCTATCGCCTGGGCTGGAAAGATTTTATTCCGCTTGAAGCGTTTTTTGGACAATATGACCCCTTTATTATCGGCTCCGTTCATATGGCTGACACCGAGATCATGGTCATTGATCTGGAGAAGATTCTGGCAACCCTGTTTCCGGATTTATCGTTTGAAGAAATTTCCATATCTTCTATGAAACAGGACGAGCAGCTGGCGAGGAGTCAAGTCCAAATCGTATTCGTCGAAGATTCTCACAGTATTCGGAATAATGTCATCAGAATTCTGAAAAATTCCGGGTATTCAGATATTCAGGCTTTCACCGATGGCCAGCAGGCATTTGAGTCGTTACAGAAGCTTCGTAATGAATTCGATAAGGATAACGGCGCCAGACTGCCGGATGTGATTGTCAGTGATATCGAAATGCCCCAAATGGACGGGCTTACGCTGTGCATGAAAACTAAAACGGAGCTTGGATTCGACCAGATTCCGTTTATCATGTTTTCGAGCCTTATTAATCATCAAATGATTCATAAATGCAGGCGTGTCTGCGCAGATGGCTATGTAACAAAGCCCGAGATGAACAAACTGATTTCCATGATCGATGAGATGTGTCATTGA
- a CDS encoding enoyl-CoA hydratase/isomerase family protein: MSDVVVSRDGQVAVVTLARGKVNALNESMVGELRECFGRLEKDQAIRSVMLTGQGRFFSFGFDIPEFFDCSREDFTGFVTRFTELYTFLFLFPKPVIAALNGHAMAGGCMLATACDYRVMVDGKSKISLNEISFGATVLAGSVYMLRACVGHRNAEKILSGGSLYSAQEALEAGLIDQAADPQRLADVSMQIASEFGRKDSRAFSSIKQLLREPVARRMRQDEPRSVNEFVNIWYSASVRENLRQIKIF; encoded by the coding sequence ATGAGCGATGTGGTGGTATCCAGGGACGGGCAGGTTGCCGTTGTCACCTTGGCCAGGGGCAAGGTGAATGCGTTGAATGAATCCATGGTAGGTGAGCTCCGCGAATGTTTCGGCCGATTGGAGAAAGATCAGGCTATCCGGTCGGTCATGTTGACCGGCCAGGGACGGTTTTTTTCGTTTGGATTCGATATCCCCGAATTTTTTGATTGTTCCAGAGAAGATTTTACCGGATTTGTTACCCGATTTACAGAACTGTATACCTTCCTGTTTTTGTTCCCCAAACCGGTGATTGCAGCATTGAACGGTCATGCGATGGCGGGCGGGTGCATGCTGGCAACCGCATGTGATTATCGGGTGATGGTCGACGGGAAGTCAAAAATTTCGTTAAATGAAATCAGTTTTGGCGCCACAGTCCTTGCCGGAAGTGTTTATATGCTTCGGGCATGCGTGGGCCATCGAAATGCGGAAAAAATTCTCTCTGGCGGATCGCTTTATTCTGCACAAGAGGCGCTGGAGGCAGGATTGATTGATCAGGCAGCAGACCCTCAGCGCCTGGCAGATGTGTCCATGCAGATCGCATCGGAATTTGGCCGGAAAGACAGCCGTGCGTTCAGCAGTATAAAGCAGCTGCTAAGAGAACCGGTAGCCCGCCGGATGCGGCAGGATGAACCCCGGTCTGTCAACGAATTCGTAAACATCTGGTATTCCGCGTCAGTTCGGGAAAACCTCAGGCAGATCAAAATTTTTTAA
- a CDS encoding cytochrome c3 family protein — translation MRRRGVFAVLGILWIISGYQWARAEVEPVPLVEEDCYKCHMEIVNLVKEKGGLHQDVACLECHAEHPPQGKDVIPACDMCHAADDSSHYAVSGCNSCHDPHAPGKIDLTRIDPAKPACLSCHPDQGKEMDAVPTLHAELDCKECHTEHGQALGCLECHETHTAAMEEKDCLRCHKPHSPTQIFYDDQIPSGFCVCCHDKVGAGLAASSKAHQSMACTECHEHSHKAASSCDACHDQTVHGTYMHEKFPECLTCHRDPHALAE, via the coding sequence ATGAGAAGGAGGGGGGTATTCGCTGTATTGGGCATCTTGTGGATCATTTCCGGATATCAGTGGGCCCGGGCTGAAGTAGAACCGGTCCCCCTGGTGGAGGAGGACTGCTATAAATGTCACATGGAGATTGTCAATCTGGTTAAGGAAAAAGGCGGACTGCATCAGGATGTGGCCTGCCTTGAATGCCACGCGGAACATCCCCCTCAGGGAAAAGATGTTATCCCGGCATGTGATATGTGTCATGCCGCTGATGACTCGTCTCATTATGCGGTGAGTGGATGTAATTCCTGCCATGATCCGCATGCTCCCGGGAAAATCGATTTAACCCGGATCGATCCGGCCAAACCCGCCTGCCTTTCCTGCCATCCGGATCAGGGCAAGGAAATGGATGCCGTTCCGACGCTGCATGCCGAACTCGACTGTAAGGAATGTCATACGGAACACGGCCAGGCACTGGGGTGCCTCGAATGTCATGAAACCCATACCGCCGCTATGGAGGAAAAAGACTGCCTCCGGTGTCACAAGCCTCACAGCCCCACACAGATTTTTTATGATGATCAGATCCCATCAGGGTTCTGTGTCTGCTGTCATGACAAGGTCGGCGCCGGTCTTGCGGCAAGCAGCAAGGCGCATCAATCCATGGCGTGTACCGAATGTCACGAGCACTCGCATAAGGCCGCATCATCATGTGATGCCTGCCATGATCAAACGGTGCACGGCACGTATATGCATGAAAAATTCCCCGAATGTCTGACATGTCACAGGGATCCGCATGCGTTGGCTGAATAG
- a CDS encoding cytochrome c3 family protein gives MRRYLMAITIGCGVMVLSSTLSLAGDAYPLTDKDCVKCHLQQVRDVDERGGLHKTEVGCLDCHEEHSPRGKNTIVSCSRCHEPAEHAHYSVKNCIACHYPHYPMEMDLARIDAVKPACVSCHPAPETDMNRYPGEHARMDCKECHPRHGESTACGECHDPHADGMAFEDCLMCHQPHRPAAIEFAGAPPAGLCSSCHPDAVQEITDRGGAHEQVGCVECHLQHPPSEADVIPECAMCHSPGESNHYGVGNCGACHYPHYPLEIDYKQIASVKPVCLSCHPEPGRQMKNSPSGHGALDCKQCHADHAQSSECMQCHEPHSAAMSTENCFMCHQPHSPAPVAYTEQVPNSFCVCCHDRPGVDLSRTPTAHRALACIYCHQKQHTNVVECRTCHGQPHASDLHAKYPDCLRCHQDPHALIR, from the coding sequence ATGAGAAGATACCTTATGGCGATTACAATCGGTTGCGGGGTGATGGTTCTGTCAAGCACATTATCCCTTGCCGGCGACGCTTATCCGCTGACGGATAAAGATTGTGTCAAATGCCATTTGCAACAGGTCAGGGATGTGGATGAACGCGGCGGGCTCCATAAAACAGAGGTGGGTTGTCTGGACTGTCACGAGGAGCATTCTCCCCGGGGGAAAAATACGATTGTTTCCTGCAGCCGTTGTCATGAACCGGCAGAACATGCGCATTATTCCGTAAAAAATTGCATTGCCTGCCATTATCCCCATTATCCGATGGAAATGGATCTGGCCCGGATCGATGCGGTCAAACCGGCATGCGTTTCCTGCCATCCGGCTCCGGAAACGGATATGAACCGGTATCCCGGTGAGCATGCCCGGATGGATTGCAAGGAGTGTCATCCGCGACACGGGGAATCGACCGCATGCGGGGAATGTCATGATCCGCATGCCGATGGGATGGCGTTCGAGGATTGCCTCATGTGCCATCAGCCTCACCGGCCGGCCGCTATCGAATTTGCAGGTGCGCCGCCGGCAGGGCTGTGCAGCAGCTGCCATCCGGATGCGGTTCAGGAGATCACGGACAGAGGCGGGGCGCATGAGCAGGTGGGGTGCGTTGAATGCCATCTCCAGCATCCGCCGTCTGAGGCCGATGTCATTCCAGAATGTGCGATGTGTCATTCTCCGGGCGAATCAAACCACTATGGCGTGGGTAACTGCGGAGCGTGTCATTATCCCCATTATCCCCTGGAAATCGACTACAAGCAAATCGCTTCCGTGAAACCGGTTTGTCTGTCCTGTCATCCAGAGCCGGGACGTCAGATGAAGAACAGTCCCAGCGGGCACGGGGCGCTTGACTGCAAGCAATGTCATGCGGATCATGCACAGTCATCCGAATGCATGCAGTGCCATGAGCCCCATTCGGCTGCAATGAGTACCGAAAACTGTTTTATGTGTCATCAGCCTCACAGTCCCGCGCCGGTTGCTTATACAGAACAGGTTCCGAATTCGTTCTGTGTCTGCTGCCATGATCGTCCGGGTGTTGATCTGAGCAGAACCCCTACGGCACATCGGGCCCTGGCGTGTATCTATTGCCATCAGAAACAGCATACGAACGTGGTTGAATGCAGGACCTGTCATGGGCAGCCGCATGCATCCGATCTTCATGCCAAGTATCCGGACTGCCTCAGGTGCCATCAGGACCCGCATGCCCTCATCCGGTAG
- a CDS encoding ATP-binding protein, with the protein MKRYLFPFTAIIGQESMKTALILNAVDPTIGGVLISGHKGTGKSTAVRALSRILPEIEVVDGCPYNCSPDEPELMDQECADRLQQGETLSRMRRTMPVVELPLSATEDRLVGTLHVEHALRTGKRRFEPGLLAAANRGILYVDEVNLLDDHLVDMLLDSASSGVNIVEREGISFIHPARFILIGTMNPEEGELRSQFLDRFGLSVTVKGLDDISQRQQVVRQRIAFEQDPEAFLGKWSVWEKMMADQIIQARAALPSVRMSDAMLNLAVRLSMEMHVHGHRSDIAILKSARALAALMESDEVTQSHIAEAARFVLPHRIQDALLASPEALMKKLDAALGIILDDTPSLPGYADGEGMEAFDFDDIDREVPGAMAASNASMFFSYFSKKKNPYLKPMKASVLPA; encoded by the coding sequence ATGAAACGATATCTGTTTCCATTTACGGCGATCATCGGTCAGGAGTCCATGAAAACGGCCCTGATCTTAAATGCGGTGGACCCCACCATCGGAGGGGTATTGATCAGCGGCCACAAAGGGACAGGAAAATCGACGGCTGTCCGGGCGCTGAGCCGGATTCTTCCGGAAATTGAAGTCGTGGATGGATGCCCGTACAACTGTTCTCCGGATGAACCTGAATTGATGGATCAGGAATGCGCTGATCGGTTGCAACAGGGCGAAACGCTGTCCCGAATGCGGCGTACGATGCCGGTCGTGGAACTCCCTTTGAGCGCAACTGAAGACCGGCTGGTCGGGACCCTTCATGTTGAGCATGCGCTGCGGACCGGAAAACGGCGTTTTGAACCCGGCCTTCTGGCAGCCGCCAATCGCGGAATTTTGTATGTGGATGAAGTCAATCTTCTGGATGATCATCTGGTGGACATGCTTCTGGATTCAGCATCCTCAGGGGTAAATATAGTTGAACGCGAGGGAATTTCCTTCATCCATCCGGCCCGGTTTATATTGATCGGGACGATGAATCCGGAGGAAGGCGAGCTTCGGTCTCAGTTTCTGGACCGGTTCGGCCTGAGCGTAACGGTCAAGGGGTTGGATGATATCAGCCAGCGGCAGCAGGTAGTCCGTCAGCGCATTGCGTTTGAGCAGGATCCTGAAGCTTTTCTCGGCAAATGGTCCGTATGGGAAAAAATGATGGCGGATCAGATTATTCAGGCCAGGGCCGCCCTGCCGTCGGTCCGCATGAGCGATGCCATGCTGAATCTGGCGGTACGTCTTTCCATGGAAATGCACGTTCATGGTCACCGGTCCGACATCGCGATTCTCAAATCCGCGCGGGCGTTAGCTGCCCTGATGGAAAGTGATGAGGTCACTCAGAGCCATATCGCGGAAGCGGCCCGTTTTGTTCTTCCACACCGCATTCAGGATGCGCTTCTGGCCTCTCCGGAGGCATTGATGAAAAAGCTCGATGCGGCCCTCGGCATCATTCTGGACGACACCCCCTCACTGCCGGGTTATGCGGATGGTGAGGGGATGGAAGCCTTTGATTTTGATGACATCGACCGGGAGGTACCCGGCGCCATGGCGGCCAGCAATGCATCGATGTTTTTTTCCTATTTTTCCAAAAAAAAAAATCCATATTTGAAGCCGATGAAAGCGTCTGTGTTGCCGGCATAA
- a CDS encoding VWA domain-containing protein — translation MRTGGCLPGRQQKSYTTSRSGRYVYAAPVKKGEKNFDIAVDATLRASVLRRAQTGHIEGNPVSISPSDFRKKVRLRPENNLVIFVVDASESMGEGTFSRMAAAKGAVLAMLSRAYQKRDRVGLVSFRDEQADVLLYPTNSILLAKERLRRLPIGGATPFADGLMTAWSLVKTERTKNQGIKPLLVVISDGEANVSLQRRVNVMDELLSIAGKIQEDNIPSIVIDTQRLAKRTDDMRRIALSLGGNYYHVDRMKAQNILAAICNTN, via the coding sequence TTGAGAACGGGCGGCTGTCTGCCGGGTCGGCAGCAAAAGTCCTATACCACCTCCCGTTCAGGCCGATATGTATATGCGGCTCCTGTTAAAAAAGGTGAAAAAAACTTTGATATTGCCGTTGATGCGACGCTTCGCGCATCAGTTCTGAGACGGGCTCAGACAGGGCATATCGAGGGGAATCCGGTTTCGATTAGCCCATCTGATTTTCGTAAAAAAGTCCGTCTTCGGCCCGAAAACAATCTGGTGATTTTTGTGGTGGACGCCTCTGAATCCATGGGAGAGGGTACATTTTCCCGAATGGCTGCTGCCAAGGGGGCCGTTCTGGCGATGTTGTCCCGGGCGTATCAGAAGCGGGATCGCGTTGGGCTCGTAAGTTTCAGAGATGAACAGGCAGATGTCCTTTTATATCCGACAAACAGCATTCTGCTCGCCAAGGAACGATTGCGTCGACTGCCAATCGGAGGGGCGACGCCTTTCGCCGACGGGTTGATGACGGCATGGAGTCTGGTCAAAACTGAACGTACAAAAAATCAGGGAATTAAACCGCTTCTGGTGGTTATTTCCGATGGCGAGGCGAATGTGTCCCTGCAACGCCGTGTGAATGTGATGGATGAGCTGCTGTCGATAGCCGGGAAAATACAGGAAGATAACATCCCCTCGATTGTCATCGATACGCAACGGCTGGCAAAACGGACGGATGACATGCGCCGGATTGCACTGTCACTGGGCGGAAATTATTATCATGTGGACCGGATGAAGGCGCAGAATATATTAGCGGCCATTTGTAACACAAATTAG
- a CDS encoding outer membrane protein transport protein: MILRIISKVCFMLLIALAAVSCFFSGDYRAEASGFAIYTHGAKELGMANAVTAHSEGAASNFFNPALLGEIEGNQVEAGTSLIYPGREYTGSASGETVSAESQLYFPSTLFGVYHLNDRCTAGVGITSPFGLGTSWPDDWEGRYIVTDVEMATFMFNPNIALKVTDRLTVAGGIDMLYADAVFENNMLLIPGFSDAESKFEGDDIAWGYNLGLLFKLTEATSLGMAYRSGMDLHLEGTAEFVLPSSTPTALRAMLPNTGGSATMQLPSQLFVGLACKLKTGWLIEAGAIREEWSRYDNVVFHFDTGLVSVKETKWNNSMAYMLGVKYNITPTDALTVGYLYNEDPIPDDTFDPQITASKKQALSAGWQMYRGNWGVAVSWMYERYDDRIKDNQVDGGSGLTANGTYEQYTHIGALSVTYRF, from the coding sequence ATGATTTTACGAATTATTTCAAAGGTATGTTTCATGCTGCTGATTGCCCTTGCTGCAGTCAGCTGTTTTTTTTCAGGTGATTACCGCGCGGAGGCTTCCGGATTTGCCATTTATACCCATGGCGCAAAGGAACTGGGCATGGCAAACGCTGTCACGGCCCATTCCGAAGGTGCGGCATCCAATTTTTTCAACCCGGCGCTGCTTGGCGAAATAGAAGGCAATCAGGTAGAGGCGGGAACCTCTCTGATATACCCGGGACGGGAGTATACCGGTTCTGCGTCCGGAGAAACCGTCAGTGCCGAATCACAACTGTATTTTCCGAGCACCCTGTTCGGGGTATATCATCTCAATGACCGGTGTACGGCCGGGGTCGGGATAACCAGTCCTTTCGGGCTTGGAACCAGCTGGCCGGATGACTGGGAGGGTCGTTACATCGTTACTGATGTTGAAATGGCCACGTTCATGTTCAATCCGAATATCGCCCTGAAGGTAACGGACCGACTCACGGTAGCGGGCGGTATTGATATGCTTTATGCCGATGCCGTGTTTGAAAACAATATGTTGCTGATCCCGGGATTTTCCGATGCTGAATCAAAATTTGAAGGGGATGACATTGCCTGGGGGTACAACCTTGGCCTTTTGTTTAAGCTGACAGAGGCTACTTCATTGGGCATGGCGTATCGCAGCGGTATGGATCTGCATCTGGAAGGAACTGCCGAATTTGTTCTGCCTTCCAGTACGCCCACGGCATTGAGGGCCATGCTTCCGAATACCGGGGGCAGCGCAACCATGCAGCTGCCTTCCCAGTTGTTTGTGGGGCTTGCCTGTAAGCTGAAGACCGGATGGCTGATCGAGGCAGGCGCAATCCGGGAGGAGTGGTCACGGTATGATAATGTCGTCTTTCATTTTGATACCGGCCTCGTCAGTGTTAAAGAAACAAAATGGAACAATTCGATGGCCTACATGCTCGGGGTGAAGTATAATATTACGCCGACAGATGCACTGACCGTGGGCTACCTTTACAATGAGGACCCGATTCCGGACGATACGTTCGATCCCCAGATTACGGCTTCAAAAAAGCAGGCGTTGAGCGCGGGATGGCAGATGTACCGGGGAAACTGGGGTGTGGCGGTCAGCTGGATGTATGAACGATACGATGACCGAATCAAGGATAATCAGGTCGATGGGGGCTCCGGCCTGACAGCAAACGGAACCTATGAGCAGTATACGCATATCGGCGCGTTGTCTGTCACATATCGGTTCTGA
- a CDS encoding NAD(P)/FAD-dependent oxidoreductase, whose protein sequence is MCPVHSSMTDPFDVIIVGAGPAGLFAAFYLCEHSDLNVLVIEQGREPDRRNCPINDKHQCIRCRPCHILSGVGGAGLFSDGKLNYIAKLGKTDLTQFKSPAEAGALLDETEAIFNRFGMDGPVYPTSMTQARAIRKNAKRYGVDLLLIKQKHLGTDRLPDHINGMYAHIRSADVAVHTSEEVRDIIVEQGRIAGVITSRGAYRSPHVILAPGRVGADWIGQLASARGIGLKQRGIEVGVRVEVHNDIMQDLCDVIYDPVFFIQTEKYDDRTRTFCTNYGGYVSLESYSDFVCVNGHAYMDRKSENTNFAFLSMVTLTEPVTDNHAYGMAIGNLATLIGGGKPILQRFGDLKRGRRSTWNRIHKGYITPTLQDVICGDIAMALPERMMTNIIEGLFKLNAVVPGVANDETLLYAPEIKFFSTQVNTTGDLETNIKGLYVAGDGPGVAGNIVSAAATGLIPAKAIIRQMAES, encoded by the coding sequence ATGTGCCCAGTTCATTCCAGCATGACGGACCCCTTTGATGTGATTATTGTCGGTGCCGGGCCGGCCGGATTGTTTGCCGCTTTTTATTTATGCGAGCATTCGGATCTGAACGTCCTGGTGATCGAGCAGGGGCGTGAACCTGACCGGCGAAATTGCCCGATCAATGACAAACATCAATGCATACGATGCCGCCCGTGCCATATTTTGTCGGGCGTGGGAGGGGCCGGCCTGTTTTCGGACGGCAAACTCAATTATATCGCCAAACTGGGCAAGACGGATTTGACCCAGTTTAAATCACCGGCTGAGGCCGGAGCGTTGCTTGATGAAACCGAAGCGATATTTAATCGGTTCGGAATGGATGGGCCGGTCTATCCGACCTCCATGACGCAGGCCAGAGCGATCCGTAAAAATGCCAAGCGATACGGCGTTGACCTGCTGCTCATCAAACAGAAGCACCTGGGCACCGACCGGCTGCCGGATCATATCAACGGCATGTATGCGCATATCCGATCGGCAGACGTTGCGGTCCATACGTCTGAGGAGGTCCGGGATATTATCGTTGAACAGGGGCGCATTGCCGGCGTGATCACCAGCAGGGGAGCGTATCGCTCACCGCATGTGATTCTGGCGCCGGGACGGGTGGGGGCAGACTGGATCGGCCAATTGGCATCGGCCCGCGGCATCGGCCTGAAGCAGAGAGGCATCGAGGTGGGGGTTCGCGTTGAAGTCCATAATGATATCATGCAGGACCTTTGCGATGTCATTTACGATCCGGTTTTCTTTATCCAGACCGAAAAATATGATGACCGGACGCGAACGTTCTGCACCAATTACGGGGGATATGTTTCGCTGGAAAGTTACAGCGATTTTGTCTGTGTCAACGGCCATGCCTATATGGACCGAAAATCCGAAAATACCAACTTCGCATTCCTGTCAATGGTGACGCTGACCGAGCCGGTGACGGACAACCACGCCTATGGAATGGCGATCGGCAACCTGGCGACGCTCATCGGCGGAGGAAAGCCCATACTCCAGCGGTTTGGCGATTTGAAGCGGGGCAGGCGAAGTACATGGAACAGAATACACAAAGGATACATCACCCCGACGCTGCAGGATGTGATCTGCGGGGATATTGCCATGGCGTTGCCCGAAAGGATGATGACCAATATTATCGAAGGACTTTTCAAACTGAATGCGGTGGTGCCCGGAGTCGCCAATGACGAAACCCTGCTGTATGCTCCGGAGATTAAATTTTTTTCGACACAGGTCAACACCACCGGTGATCTGGAAACGAACATCAAAGGTCTGTATGTGGCCGGTGACGGGCCGGGAGTCGCCGGCAATATCGTGTCTGCTGCGGCAACCGGTCTGATTCCCGCCAAAGCCATTATCCGGCAGATGGCTGAAAGCTGA
- a CDS encoding B12-binding domain-containing radical SAM protein: MILIYPPVVKPCEPPAGLARLAGALNAHGISHRILDANIEGLSALLETDFSPADTWTRRAFGNRFRHLEALGQWQIYAHRDRYRRAVSDINRLLTVKGQSFGIRLTLTNYEDPNRSAVRSTDLIRASEIFEINPFYDYFSNRLSRLIEEDTPSRIGFSLNFLSQAVTTFAMIGFVKRHFPQIQILLGGGLVTSWMAGPAWNNPFTGLIDHIISGPGETPLLALLGKTGDRPFYAPDYSAFIEKPYLAPAMILPYNTSTGCYWNQCSFCPEKAEKNLYRPVPPAQAVSELSLLTHCLKPALVHLTDNAISPAMMKALCADTRQIPWYGFTRITRHLADPQFCLALKKSGCVMLKLGVESGSQNVLDEMNKGTDIGMISEVLTHLKNAGIATFVYLLFGTPSETLKEARQTLDFTARLSDCVTFLNLAIFNLPVYGPDAGALNTRDFYQADLGLYQEFIHPKGWSRDLVRQFLEREFKKHPAVASILRNVPPLFTSNHAPLFVMSKAASGKRQKISEW; the protein is encoded by the coding sequence ATGATTCTGATTTATCCACCGGTGGTCAAACCCTGCGAACCGCCGGCCGGCCTTGCAAGGCTTGCCGGGGCACTGAACGCTCATGGTATTTCTCACCGCATACTTGACGCCAATATCGAGGGTTTGTCTGCCTTGCTTGAAACGGATTTTTCCCCGGCCGACACATGGACCCGGAGAGCGTTCGGCAACCGGTTCAGACATCTGGAAGCGCTGGGCCAATGGCAGATTTACGCCCACAGGGACCGTTACCGGCGTGCGGTCAGTGATATCAATCGCCTCCTTACGGTAAAAGGCCAGTCATTCGGCATCCGGTTAACGCTGACCAATTATGAGGACCCCAACCGATCGGCTGTCCGCAGCACGGATCTGATCCGGGCTTCGGAAATTTTTGAAATCAACCCGTTTTATGACTATTTCAGCAACAGGCTGAGCCGGCTGATAGAAGAGGATACCCCTTCCCGGATCGGTTTTTCCCTGAACTTTCTAAGCCAGGCCGTCACCACATTTGCCATGATCGGCTTTGTGAAGCGCCATTTTCCTCAAATTCAAATCCTTCTGGGAGGCGGTCTGGTGACATCCTGGATGGCAGGGCCGGCATGGAATAATCCGTTTACAGGCCTGATCGATCATATAATTTCCGGCCCGGGCGAAACGCCCCTGCTGGCATTGCTGGGAAAAACAGGCGACCGGCCATTTTACGCCCCGGACTATTCAGCGTTTATTGAAAAGCCCTATCTGGCTCCGGCCATGATCCTCCCCTATAACACATCTACCGGATGCTACTGGAACCAGTGTTCGTTCTGCCCGGAAAAAGCCGAAAAAAATCTCTACCGACCGGTTCCGCCCGCTCAGGCTGTCAGTGAACTGTCCCTGCTGACCCATTGCCTGAAGCCGGCGCTGGTCCATCTCACCGACAATGCCATCAGCCCGGCCATGATGAAGGCGCTTTGTGCCGATACCCGCCAGATTCCCTGGTATGGATTTACCCGAATCACCCGGCATCTGGCCGACCCTCAATTCTGTCTGGCGCTAAAAAAATCCGGCTGTGTGATGTTGAAACTCGGGGTGGAATCAGGCAGTCAGAACGTTCTGGACGAAATGAACAAAGGAACCGATATCGGGATGATATCTGAGGTATTGACCCACCTGAAAAACGCCGGCATTGCCACTTTTGTGTATCTTCTATTCGGCACGCCCTCAGAAACCCTGAAAGAGGCCCGGCAGACGCTCGATTTTACCGCCAGGCTCAGTGATTGCGTTACCTTTTTAAACCTGGCCATATTTAATCTGCCGGTTTACGGACCTGACGCCGGTGCATTGAATACACGTGATTTTTATCAGGCAGACCTTGGCCTTTATCAGGAATTCATCCATCCAAAAGGCTGGAGCCGAGATCTGGTGAGACAGTTTCTTGAGAGGGAATTTAAAAAGCATCCGGCGGTGGCATCGATACTTCGAAATGTGCCGCCGCTGTTTACCTCCAACCATGCGCCTTTGTTTGTGATGTCGAAAGCCGCATCCGGTAAAAGGCAGAAAATTTCTGAGTGGTGA
- a CDS encoding NAD(P)-binding protein produces the protein MSGPLKVKSCGAVLIVGAGIAGLLAAEELAASGYDVWLIEESSAAGGRMAQLDRLFPADDCAM, from the coding sequence ATGTCAGGCCCTTTAAAAGTTAAGTCCTGCGGTGCGGTGTTGATCGTTGGCGCCGGGATTGCCGGTTTGCTGGCAGCCGAAGAACTGGCAGCGTCCGGATATGATGTCTGGTTGATCGAAGAATCCTCTGCGGCGGGTGGCCGGATGGCGCAACTGGACAGGTTGTTTCCCGCCGATGACTGCGCCATGTGA